CACAGTGTGTGTAAAACATATGTGATTGTGAAACTATTACCGTAATAGTTCATCGTAATCATTGTGGTTGAGGATCTACCAATCATTGAACAATTCACTACATGTAACTTATTTATGGTGGGTGGATCATGGATTTGTGATGAGGATACCTTCTTTTTAATAGGTACGGTCGCATTAAACCTGATATTGTTGCTTATGGACGAGAAATAATGGGATCCAAAATTAGTAGAGGTTGTAAAAGCTTATCTGGAACCAGTGTAGCAAGTCCTGTGGTTGCTGGCATAGTTTGCCTTCTTGTTAGTGTCATTCCTGACGACAAGAGAAAAGAGATTATAAACCCAGCCAGTATGAAACAAGCCCTGGTTGAAGGTGCTTCAAAGCTCTTAGGTCCGAACATGTATGAGCAGGGGGCAGGAAGGGTTGATCTGTAAGTAAATTTGAATAGCATTATAGCATAATATTTGATTGTCAAATTCTTAATGCTGATGCTGAATTGTGTCAGGCTGGAATCATATGAAATTTTAAAGAACTATGAACCTCGAGCTAGCATATTTCCCAGTGTCCTCAACAACATGGATTGCCCTTATTCTTGGCCTTTCTGCCGTCAACCTCTGTATGCAGGGGCCATGCCTGTGATATTTAATACCACCATTTTGAATGGAATGGGTGTAATTGGTTATGTTGAAAGTCCTCCATCTTGGCATCCTACAAATGAGGAAGGCAATCTTCTCAGCATTCACTTCTCCCACTCTAATGTTATTTGGCCATGGACTGGTTATCTGGCACTTCACATGCAAATCAAAGATGAAGGGGCACAATTTTCTGGGCAAATTGAGGGTAATATAACTGTTGATATCTACAGCCCACCTGCTCAAGGAGAGAAAAACCCTCGAAGAAATACCTGTATACTTCAATTGAAACTAAAAGTTGTTCCTACTCCTGCAAGATCAGTAAGGATCCTATGGGATCAATTTCATAGTATCAAATACCCTCCTGGATATATCCCAAGAGATTCCTTGGATGTTAGGAATGACATCCTCGACTGGCATGGGGACCACCTCCATACAAATTTCCACATCATGTTTAACATGCTGAGAGATGCAGGATATTATGTGGAAACTCTGGGTTCACCCTTTACTTGTTTTGATGCTCATCAATATGGGACGCTTTTGTTAGTGGATCTTGAGGATGAATACTTTCCTGAAGAACTGAAAAAATTGAGAGATGATGTCATTAATGATGGACTAGGTATTGCAGTGTTTGCTGATTGGTACAATGTGGATTCTATGATGAAAATGAAGTTTTTTGATGATAACACGAGAAGCTGGTGGACTCCAGTCACTGGAGGTGCAAATGTGCCTGCGCTGAATGATCTCTTGGCCCCATTTGGAATTGCTTTTGGAGATAAGATTCTGAATGGTGATTTTGTGATTAATGCCGAGCAGAGTCGATATGCATCTGGAACTGATATCGTGAAGTTTCCTGGAGGAGGATACTTGCACAGTTTCCCTTTCCTGGATAGCTCAGAGAGTGGTGCGACCCAGAATTTTCTTTTGTCTGGTATGAGTAAGGTGAGTTGATGTGGTTTGTTCTTGATCTCTCTTAAATTGTCATCTTATCTTTGAAAGGGTCACAAGAACTGGATAGCTGGTAATTAAGATGAAATTATGGCCATCTATACGTTCCAAATTTAATTGAACTATATAATTGTTTGTGTCCTTCCCATACACCTCTGATGTGATGATAAACATTTGGCTAGATGACCATAGGCCTGAATATTGTGTAAACCGCTCACTTCCTGTCACTTTTCTTTCACATGGTTGAGTTTTCTCTGGCTAACTTTTGTTGGGGAATCAGTTAATCTCAAGACTGGCCTTCTTTCCACTTAATATCTTAGTATATTGTTTGTGTGTTgtgattttcttttctttttaagaTCCATAGCATGATTTGAAATTCCCTTCTCCGTTTCTGTTCTTAATGATGAGTTCTTATCAATGCAGGCAGATTCCCCTATTCTTGGTCTCTTGGAGGTTGCTGGCGGACGAATTGCAATCTATGGAGATTCAAATTGTTTGGATAGCAGCCATATGGTTACAAATTGTTATTGGCTCCTGaaaaaaatacttgattttactgcCAAAAACATAAAAGATCCAGTCCTCTTCTCAGATTCAAGTAGACAAGATCAACCACTATACCTGAATGATAATCAATTACCCTCCCGTAGAACTGATGTAAATTTCTCAGCATACTCCAGGGTTGTTGGGAAAGAGTTGATCTGCGGTAGTGACTCAAGATTTGAGGTCAGGGGAACAAAGGGTTATGCTTTGCATGTCAGGGGAAGAAATCGTAGATTGCCTGGCTATGCTGGCATTGATTTGGGTGGAGGTTTGAATTTTACTCGTGAGATTCCAATTTTTAGTGACTCTAAGTCAACTCAGAAAGATGATGAAGATCCTTCAGGAACCGATACCTGCACTATTTATATAGAAATGATGTAAGAACCATACTTTTGACATGACTGCTCTAAATTTAGTTAGTTATCATGAACAGTAATTGGTACTGCACTGACTGAAGGTTACTATCAATTAACTTTGTTTGCAGCTCGATTTACCGGAATTAGTTGCCAGCCATTGGCTTATCCCTGTTGTTGTTGCTGTTGCTGGTGAGTGAGCATCATTGGCCGATTTCTCATGTCGATGGATGATTTGTTGGCCCGTTCCTGTGGTCGGGCTTTAAAATTTTATTCTGCTGTTTTGCAGGGTTTCTGCTCCTCTGCAGTTTTTGGAAAATTAGGCAGAAAGGCCGGAGGAGAAGAAAAGGATCAGGTTCTTCTCGTTTAACTATCCCTTAGTTTTCGATACAGAATTAGAAAATGAAGACATTCTACAAGTGAGTACACAAGTTTTTCCTAGTGTATTATGACATTCTTGGGTAGCTCTTATTACCGGAAGCAGTTTGTATCGATGGTCATATATTTTACCAAGGGCTACTCGTTAATTTTGTACGAAGAAAGTATTTGATTTTCAGTCACCAATGCACATATGATTGCCATTTGATGAACAATAGGAAATGTTTTCTGAAATggtttattttgttaggaaatGAAAACGCAAGTCTTTGAGCAATTGCCGCTTAGAATTTGCAGTATGTTATATGTAATATATTTTTGCTCTGGTAAAATTAGGAGTTTTATGGTCTGGCAACTTTGGTATGGTAGTAaagaataagctcagtttgcacTTTGATACTGCTGGTACGTGGGATTAGGGATGAGTTATTTTTATATGATGATATTTATCATTTGAGATTATATGTTTTTTGTTTGGTTGGTTTTTTGTGTATGAGATAATATTGTGATTAATTTAACTTTTCTCGAAAATATCTTTTGGAATATCCAAATTTACATAACTTTTTTAGacaacataaaataataaaataaatttcgtGCCTCAAAACACTTTCCTCTTCCTAAACTAAACTTTGTCAGCGCCATAGCTTGCCAGATCTAGCATTTGAACAATCATGCTTCTTGCGACCAAATTTGTGGAGGCCGAATGAGTAGGTGAAAGCATTGCAGTCTCATAATATCTTAATGTCTTGCACACATGgaaataaatttcaaaatacATCATTTAAGTCAATTTACAATTCAttctaataaatataaaatattatataaacatgGAAATTGTGGATTTAAAGTTTGTGTTTttacttctctaaataacaaaaatacactTGAAATTcgtaaatttgaaatttatcaaGTCTCTgatagaaattttttaatttcgcCATTTTTTTTCCCACAAACTTGTACTTATCATCTCTATGTATATCGATGAATCATTTCCTTTTTTTCAATTTCGTTCACATATATTCACTTAACCTCCCAATTGAATGCATGCCCTAGAAAAAATTCTAAATGAAGACATTTcatttacttgtttaaaaacatGAAACAAGATATTATAACATCATTTCATATCTAGCTCGACATACCCCAATATTGATCAAAGTATTGCAAGAGTCAAAGTGTCCGTACGTCAAcaaaataaatagcaaacatgCCATCCTTTCAATCTGCCGAACAAGCAATTGATGTTAAAGAAGTAATTGGTTTGAGTTTTATACCTAGAGGAGTAAGCTGGCATCAGTCGTCACTCGCCTCGAGCGTCCTTCTTCATCTTTCCCATTTCCATTTCTCTAGTTTTTCAGCCTTCACCACTCGAACCAGactgatataattcatattcaCTGGTTGGATGGCTATACTGGTCGCTGCTCCCATATTCAAAAAATGTTATTTGAACAATCAACTTATTTTGACCAAAGAAAACATGTTCTCCATTTTTCCATATTTTGAATAATCTGTAGAAATTCATGAAAGAAAAACTCACAATCCGATCCTCGTGCAGATATGAAAGTCCTTTTGCAGCCCCTAGAGCAATCTTCAATCGCGTGAGCCAATCCATTGTAGGTCTCCCCTTTCCTGAAATACATAGATTAGCAAGTTTTAGAGAGgccatatttatttttatctagCTATTAAAGTTCGAAGGAGAAACATTAATATTAATGCATGACGAGTCGTCCACTATTTTCGTTCTCCCTATTCCATAGTGTTATTTGGAACAAACTCATATACGAGCATTCTCTGCGACCCAGTGCTGCGGTATCCAACCAATGAAGCAAGATGCTCTGCGACCCAGTGCTGCCGTATCCAACCAATGAAACaagatgcatgtggttcactCTTCTGATAATCTCAACTTGCCTGGAATTCACGCTCCCCTTGTCCACTTCAAGCCTTTAGCTGCTTTACCGCTACCTCTTTG
This is a stretch of genomic DNA from Primulina eburnea isolate SZY01 chromosome 11, ASM2296580v1, whole genome shotgun sequence. It encodes these proteins:
- the LOC140805833 gene encoding LOW QUALITY PROTEIN: subtilisin-like protease SBT6.1 (The sequence of the model RefSeq protein was modified relative to this genomic sequence to represent the inferred CDS: inserted 1 base in 1 codon), with translation MIRLPLSHFSVSFICLLFSICAYQYLYSGTTQTSTQPRADNFIIRFIQYKKADEFREYLARNVKSKGWEWVGRNNPAMQFPTDFALVAIRQGFVDLLTGEFMKLELVKDVSLDLSFQRDVLYEKRGAFGDGKKRPGKILTAMSFENYLANGSGVELSAGRNLLMQKSQVTSLFGADTLWSKGYTGSKVKMAIFDTGIRADHPHFRNIKERTNWTSEDTLNDNLGHGTFVAGVIASQDEECLGFAPDTEIYAFRVFTDAQVSYTSWFLDAFNYAIALKMDVLNLSIGGPDYLDLPFIEKVWEITANNIIMVSAIGNDGPLYGTLNNPADQSDVIGVGGIDYNDHIASFSSRGMSTWEIPHGYGRIKPDIVAYGREIMGSKISRGCKSLSGTSVASPVVAGIVCLLVSVIPDDKRKEIINPASMKQALVEGASKLLGPNMYEQGAGRVDLLESYEILKNYEPRASIFPSVLNNMDCPYSWPFCRQPLYAGAMPVIFNTTILNGMGVIGYVESPPSWHPTNEEGNLLSIHFSHSNVIWPWTGYLALHMQIKDEGAQFSGQIEGNITVDIYSPPAQGEKNPRRNTCILQLKLKVVPTPARSVRILWDQFHSIKYPPGYIPRDSLDVRNDILDWHGDHLHTNFHIMFNMLRDAGYYVETLGSPFTCFDAHQYGTLLLVDLEDEYFPEELKKLRDDVINDGLGIAVFADWYNVDSMMKMKFFDDNTRSWWTPVTGGANVPALNDLLAPFGIAFGDKILNGDFVINAEQSRYASGTDIVKFPGGGYLHSFPFLDSSESGATQNFLLSGMSKADSPILGLLEVAGGRIAIYGDSNCLDSSHMVTNCYWLLKKILDFTAKNIKDPVLFSDSSRQDQPLYLNDNQLPSRRTDVNFSAYSRVVGKELICGSDSRFEVRGTKGYALHVRGRNRRLPGYAGIDLGGGLNFTREIPIFSDSKSTQKDDEXSFRNRYLHYLYRNDLDLPELVASHWLIPVVVAVAGFLLLCSFWKIRQKGRRRRKGSGSSRLTIP